In the genome of Myroides phaeus, one region contains:
- a CDS encoding polysaccharide biosynthesis/export family protein translates to MKNKIALRLSFLLGAILLLTSCASREKLVYYQNVEDVLLKETSATHFETKFRADDLLMIIVSAEDIQAAAPFNLVNTMTTNPNNPAGSGQMQQQLYLIDSNGNIEFPVLGTLKIAGKTKAEAIELLTKEISQYINNPIINLRIMNYKVTVQGEVNKPGVHNITSERLTLTEAIALSGDMTVYGKRNNVLVIREIDGKRIPIRVDMTKADFMSSPYYYLNQNDIVYVEPNKTRINSSVVGPNLSLGLSALSLLVTIIALSIK, encoded by the coding sequence ATGAAAAATAAAATTGCATTGAGATTATCTTTCTTATTAGGAGCTATCTTGTTATTAACATCATGTGCTTCAAGAGAAAAACTTGTTTACTACCAAAATGTTGAAGATGTTTTATTGAAAGAAACAAGCGCTACTCATTTCGAAACTAAATTTAGAGCTGATGATTTATTAATGATCATTGTTTCTGCTGAGGACATTCAGGCTGCTGCGCCATTTAACTTAGTTAATACAATGACTACAAACCCTAATAATCCAGCAGGCTCAGGTCAAATGCAACAACAGCTTTATTTGATAGATAGTAATGGTAATATTGAATTTCCTGTTTTAGGGACATTAAAAATAGCAGGTAAAACAAAAGCTGAAGCTATTGAGTTACTAACTAAAGAAATAAGTCAGTACATAAATAATCCTATTATTAACTTGAGAATTATGAACTATAAAGTAACAGTTCAAGGAGAAGTTAATAAACCTGGAGTTCATAATATTACAAGTGAAAGATTAACTCTTACCGAAGCAATCGCTCTTTCTGGAGATATGACTGTTTATGGAAAAAGAAATAATGTTCTTGTAATTAGAGAAATAGATGGAAAAAGAATTCCTATTCGTGTAGATATGACAAAAGCTGACTTCATGAGTTCTCCTTACTACTATCTTAATCAAAATGATATTGTTTACGTAGAACCTAATAAGACAAGAATAAACTCATCTGTTGTTGGTCCTAACTTAAGCTTAGGTTTATCAGCTTTATCTTTATTAGTAACTATTATCGCTTTATCAATTAAATAA
- a CDS encoding SIS domain-containing protein → MNTAINILNTAKNTLLSESESVKNLINYLTEDFEKAVETIFNCKGRTIVTGIGKSALIGAKIVATLNSTGTPAIYMHAAEAVHGDLGLIQPGDCIICISNSGNSPEIKVLAPLLKRHGNKLIAITANEKSFLAKSADFILLSKVEREAEMNNLAPMNSTTAQLVLGDALAACLIELRNFNAENFAMYHPGGALGKKLLLLVKNILKSENRPMVSPNSSIKDVIVEISEKRLGVTAVVENDKLIGIITDGDLRRMLQKNDNLSGFTAKEIMSFNPKSIESNEHVSKALSMLEDNSITQLLVTENEKYVGVIHLHDILKEGIV, encoded by the coding sequence TTGAACACAGCAATAAACATACTAAACACAGCAAAAAATACTTTACTATCTGAAAGTGAAAGTGTTAAAAACTTAATCAATTACTTAACCGAAGATTTCGAAAAAGCAGTTGAAACAATTTTTAATTGCAAAGGGAGAACAATTGTGACAGGAATAGGCAAAAGTGCACTTATTGGAGCAAAAATAGTTGCAACATTGAATTCAACAGGTACTCCAGCAATTTATATGCACGCCGCAGAAGCTGTCCACGGAGATTTAGGTTTAATTCAACCTGGAGATTGTATTATCTGCATCTCTAATAGTGGAAATAGCCCTGAGATAAAAGTCTTAGCTCCTCTTTTAAAAAGACACGGTAATAAATTAATTGCTATAACGGCAAATGAAAAATCTTTCTTAGCAAAATCAGCAGATTTTATATTATTATCTAAAGTAGAAAGAGAAGCTGAAATGAATAATTTAGCTCCGATGAACAGCACCACTGCTCAATTAGTTTTAGGAGATGCATTAGCTGCTTGTTTAATTGAATTGAGAAACTTTAATGCAGAAAATTTCGCAATGTATCATCCGGGTGGTGCATTGGGTAAAAAATTACTACTTTTGGTGAAAAATATTCTGAAAAGCGAGAACAGACCAATGGTTTCTCCAAACTCATCTATAAAAGATGTGATTGTTGAAATATCAGAGAAACGATTAGGAGTAACTGCTGTAGTTGAAAATGATAAACTAATCGGAATTATTACAGATGGTGACTTGCGAAGAATGTTACAGAAAAATGATAATTTATCTGGATTTACAGCAAAAGAAATTATGTCTTTTAATCCAAAATCAATTGAAAGCAATGAACATGTGTCTAAAGCGTTATCAATGTTAGAAGACAACTCTATAACTCAATTGCTTGTTACAGAAAATGAAAAATACGTAGGAGTAATCCACTTACACGATATCTTAAAAGAAGGAATAGTATAA
- a CDS encoding DUF4835 family protein — MHKLIWLVGLFFTVCINYGQELNANVTVNHSQVGNSNQAYFKTLEKSLKEFINNTSWTSKKFAPSERIDCSFFLTVNTYGNNTVSGSLQVQSSRPIYNSTYSSTVFSFNDKDITFNYIEFEPLYYNTNSFDSNLTSLIAYYVNVIIGLDNETFSKGGGSNYFQAASSINSIAQQSGYRGWKQADGTNNRYYLINDIVAGTGLPFRDALYTYHRMGMDIMTSNVEQGREGIYNALLELEKIHKSKPNSFLIRVFLDAKSDELVNVYSGVTDKNKKRVIEVLNRIAPLSSSKWNSL; from the coding sequence ATGCATAAACTTATTTGGCTTGTCGGTTTATTTTTTACAGTTTGCATTAACTACGGACAAGAGTTAAATGCGAATGTAACAGTTAATCACAGTCAAGTAGGTAATAGTAATCAAGCTTACTTCAAAACATTAGAAAAATCTCTTAAAGAGTTTATAAATAATACGAGTTGGACTTCTAAAAAGTTTGCACCTTCGGAAAGAATAGATTGTTCTTTTTTCCTAACTGTAAATACATACGGGAATAATACAGTTTCTGGCTCACTGCAGGTGCAATCTTCTCGTCCTATTTATAATTCAACTTATTCATCAACAGTTTTTAGTTTTAACGACAAGGATATAACATTCAATTATATTGAGTTTGAACCGTTATATTATAATACGAATTCATTTGATTCTAATTTAACTTCATTGATAGCGTATTATGTTAATGTGATTATAGGATTAGATAATGAAACATTTTCAAAAGGAGGTGGAAGTAACTATTTTCAAGCTGCTTCATCTATAAATTCAATTGCGCAACAATCAGGTTATAGAGGGTGGAAACAAGCAGATGGGACAAATAATAGGTATTATTTGATAAATGATATTGTAGCAGGAACAGGCTTGCCTTTTAGAGATGCTTTGTATACATATCATCGTATGGGAATGGATATTATGACAAGTAATGTAGAACAAGGTCGTGAAGGGATTTATAATGCGTTGTTAGAATTAGAAAAAATACATAAGTCTAAGCCTAATTCATTTTTAATACGCGTTTTTTTAGATGCTAAAAGCGATGAGTTAGTTAATGTTTATTCAGGTGTTACAGATAAAAATAAGAAGAGAGTAATTGAAGTGCTTAATAGAATAGCTCCGTTGAGTTCTTCTAAATGGAATAGTTTATAG
- the tatC gene encoding twin-arginine translocase subunit TatC gives MAKSNNTNKEMSFLNHLEELRWLLVRSTGFILGGGVIAFIFSDFIFNKVIFAPKSKDFVTYQFFCKIAQKFNLDQSFCSQDLPFEIQNRTMDGQFSVLIWTCISAGFILAVPFILWEIWKFISPALYQKEKKYAKVFIVISSLLFFLGVVFGYYVITPLSINFLANLEVSNIVKNQIDINSYIGLVKTTSIACGLVFELPIIIYFLSVMDLVSPQFLREYRKYAIVLILIVAAIITPPDVISQIIVSIPLLILYEVSIYISKFVQRDKKLDTNKNTNLTKTE, from the coding sequence ATGGCTAAATCGAATAACACTAATAAGGAAATGTCTTTCCTTAATCATTTAGAAGAACTAAGATGGTTACTTGTAAGATCAACTGGATTCATTCTTGGAGGTGGTGTGATTGCATTTATTTTTAGCGATTTTATATTTAATAAAGTAATCTTTGCTCCAAAAAGCAAGGATTTTGTTACGTACCAATTCTTTTGTAAAATTGCTCAAAAATTTAATTTAGATCAAAGTTTTTGTAGTCAAGATTTACCTTTCGAAATACAGAATAGAACAATGGATGGGCAGTTTTCTGTTTTAATTTGGACTTGTATTTCAGCAGGATTCATACTTGCAGTTCCATTTATTCTATGGGAGATATGGAAATTCATTAGCCCTGCATTATATCAAAAAGAAAAAAAATACGCTAAAGTCTTTATTGTTATTTCTTCTCTATTATTCTTTTTAGGAGTTGTATTCGGATACTATGTAATTACACCTCTATCTATCAACTTCTTAGCTAACTTAGAAGTCAGTAATATAGTTAAAAATCAAATTGATATAAATTCATATATAGGTCTTGTAAAAACAACCTCTATTGCTTGTGGGTTAGTTTTTGAATTACCTATTATTATCTACTTCTTGTCTGTGATGGATTTAGTTTCTCCTCAATTTTTGAGAGAATATAGAAAGTATGCTATTGTTTTAATCTTAATTGTAGCTGCTATCATTACACCTCCAGACGTAATAAGTCAAATTATAGTTTCTATACCACTATTGATCTTATATGAAGTTAGTATCTATATCTCTAAGTTTGTTCAAAGAGATAAAAAATTAGATACCAATAAAAACACTAACTTGACTAAAACAGAATAA
- the recN gene encoding DNA repair protein RecN — MLTSLTIKNFALIESLNIDFSDGFSIITGETGAGKSILLGALGLLQGKRADLSSLKDKEEKCIIEGYFTVEPYKLHELFEQLELDYEGMTIIRREISPSGKSRAFVNDTPVNLGTLQELSGYLIDIHSQHQTHELSDETYQIQILDAVAGNFKLLDKYQSNLKIYKGLQSSLKQLLKQQADLIKEHDYNTFLLEELEAANLAHINQEELEEEYEKLNNVEFVRENFGQSISHLTDDQVGIISGLKDVRNLLQKTASFSKDFEELYNRVASVEIEVADIASEIESQLENVLADPEQLNLINERLQLLYSLQKKHQVNTVAELLEIEKELSDKAFLATGIDDKIVETEKSILKYESILNDLGSQLSTARLKAVPVLQEQILEILNLVGMPNANFKFDIKETSHYYHNGKDEIQLLFSANKGMDFGLLKKVASGGELSRIMLAIKAILASYSNLPTIIFDEIDTGVSGEVADKMGEIMKRMGNSMQVLAITHLPQIAAKGKQHFKVFKTSNDDTTTSQLVLLNYEERVKEIAQMLSGKDITESALNHAVELLNK; from the coding sequence ATGCTTACATCATTAACCATAAAGAATTTTGCTTTAATAGAATCGCTTAATATCGATTTTTCAGATGGGTTCTCTATAATTACTGGAGAAACCGGTGCCGGAAAGTCTATTTTATTAGGGGCGTTAGGTTTATTACAAGGAAAAAGAGCAGACTTATCATCTTTAAAAGATAAGGAAGAAAAGTGTATTATAGAAGGGTATTTCACAGTAGAGCCTTATAAATTACATGAGTTATTTGAGCAATTGGAGCTTGATTATGAAGGAATGACAATTATAAGAAGAGAGATTTCTCCTTCTGGAAAGTCTCGTGCTTTTGTTAATGACACTCCTGTCAACTTAGGTACTCTACAAGAATTAAGTGGATATCTAATTGATATACATTCACAACATCAAACACATGAATTGTCTGATGAAACTTATCAAATACAAATTTTAGATGCTGTTGCAGGAAATTTTAAACTTCTTGATAAGTATCAGAGTAATTTAAAAATTTACAAAGGTTTACAATCGAGTTTAAAGCAGTTGCTTAAACAGCAAGCAGATTTGATAAAAGAGCATGATTATAATACTTTTTTATTAGAGGAATTAGAGGCTGCTAATTTAGCCCATATCAATCAAGAAGAACTTGAAGAAGAATATGAGAAGTTAAACAATGTTGAATTTGTACGTGAAAATTTTGGTCAGTCAATTAGTCATTTAACAGATGATCAAGTAGGGATTATTTCTGGTTTAAAAGACGTTCGTAATCTGTTGCAAAAAACAGCTTCTTTTTCAAAGGATTTTGAAGAACTGTATAATAGAGTTGCGAGTGTAGAAATTGAGGTTGCTGATATTGCAAGTGAAATAGAAAGTCAATTAGAAAATGTTTTAGCTGATCCTGAACAATTAAATCTGATTAATGAAAGATTGCAATTGTTGTATTCTTTACAGAAGAAGCATCAGGTAAATACTGTTGCTGAATTGTTAGAAATAGAAAAGGAATTAAGTGATAAAGCTTTTTTAGCTACCGGGATAGATGATAAAATTGTAGAAACAGAAAAGAGTATTTTAAAATATGAGAGTATTTTAAATGATTTAGGATCACAATTATCAACAGCAAGATTAAAAGCTGTGCCTGTATTACAAGAGCAGATTTTAGAGATATTGAATTTGGTAGGAATGCCTAATGCGAATTTTAAATTTGATATTAAGGAAACTTCCCATTATTATCACAATGGTAAAGATGAGATTCAATTATTGTTTTCGGCTAATAAGGGAATGGACTTTGGCTTGTTGAAAAAAGTTGCTTCAGGTGGGGAATTGTCTCGTATTATGTTAGCTATTAAAGCGATTTTAGCAAGTTACTCTAATTTGCCTACCATTATATTTGATGAGATTGATACGGGTGTATCAGGAGAAGTAGCAGATAAGATGGGCGAAATTATGAAGAGAATGGGAAATAGTATGCAAGTTTTAGCAATAACCCATTTACCTCAAATTGCTGCTAAAGGTAAACAGCATTTTAAAGTGTTTAAGACATCTAATGATGACACGACTACTTCACAATTAGTATTGCTTAATTATGAAGAGAGAGTTAAGGAAATAGCTCAGATGTTGTCAGGAAAAGATATTACAGAATCAGCACTAAATCACGCTGTAGAACTTTTAAATAAATAG
- a CDS encoding NADP-dependent isocitrate dehydrogenase — MTQKSKILYTFTDEAPMLATYSFLPIVQAFAKTANIDVETRDISLAGRILATFPEFLKEDQRIGDALAELGELAKTPEANIIKLPNISASIPQLNAAIKELQANGYAVPNYTAEPKSDEEKAIKARFAKILGSAVNPVLREGNSDRRAPKAVKNYAKKHPHSMGAWSADSKTRVASMPEGDFYGSEKSVTVANNCKYKIEFIAKDGSVKLLKDYAPLLAGEVIDSSALNVNKLKAFVSEIKEEAKAKGVLFSTHLKATMMKVSDPIIFGAIVEVFFKEVYAKFAELFAELGIIPNNGLGDLYAKIAGNAQEAEVKAAIDAAIANGPAIAMVNSDKGITNLHVPSDVIVDASMPAMIRTSGQMWNKEGKQQDTIALIPDRCYAGVYETVIEDCKANGAYNPQTMGSVPNVGLMAQKAEEYGSHDKTFQAEANGIIRVSDEHGNIFFEQNVEAGDIFRMCQTKDAPIQDWVKLAVNRARLSETPAIFWLDENRAHDREIIKKVNTYLKDHDTTGLDIQILSPIEATKVSVERIRKGLDTISVTGNVLRDYLTDLFPILEVGTSAKMLSIVPLMNGGGLFETGAGGSAPKHIEQFIEEGYLRWDSLGEFLALGASFEHLSQTLNNPKAMVLAETLDEATAKFLDNDKSPARRVGSIDNRGSHFYLAMYWAEALANQDKDVELKAKFAPIAKAMAENEAKINEELIAAQGNAQPIGGYYQPQVEATSKAMRPSNTLNTIVDSIA, encoded by the coding sequence ATGACACAAAAATCTAAAATCCTTTACACGTTTACTGATGAAGCTCCGATGTTAGCTACGTATTCGTTCTTACCAATTGTTCAAGCTTTTGCAAAAACTGCAAATATAGATGTTGAAACACGCGACATCTCTTTAGCTGGACGTATTTTAGCAACTTTTCCTGAATTCCTAAAAGAAGACCAAAGAATTGGTGACGCTTTAGCTGAATTAGGAGAATTAGCAAAAACACCAGAAGCTAATATTATTAAACTTCCTAATATCTCTGCTTCTATTCCTCAGTTAAATGCTGCAATTAAAGAATTACAAGCAAACGGATATGCTGTACCAAACTATACAGCTGAGCCAAAATCTGATGAAGAAAAAGCTATCAAAGCAAGATTTGCAAAAATATTAGGTTCTGCAGTTAACCCTGTATTACGTGAAGGTAACTCTGACCGTAGAGCTCCAAAAGCAGTTAAAAACTACGCTAAAAAACATCCACACTCAATGGGTGCTTGGTCTGCTGACTCTAAAACAAGAGTAGCTTCTATGCCAGAAGGTGATTTTTACGGTAGTGAAAAATCAGTTACAGTTGCAAATAACTGTAAATACAAAATTGAATTCATCGCTAAAGATGGTTCAGTAAAATTATTAAAAGACTACGCTCCTTTATTAGCTGGAGAAGTTATTGACTCATCAGCTTTAAACGTAAATAAATTAAAAGCATTTGTTTCTGAAATTAAAGAAGAAGCGAAAGCTAAAGGTGTATTATTCTCTACTCACTTAAAAGCAACAATGATGAAGGTTTCTGACCCAATCATTTTTGGTGCTATTGTTGAAGTATTCTTCAAAGAGGTTTACGCTAAATTTGCTGAGTTATTTGCTGAATTAGGAATTATCCCAAATAACGGATTAGGTGACTTATATGCTAAAATTGCAGGTAATGCACAAGAAGCTGAAGTAAAAGCTGCTATTGATGCTGCTATCGCTAACGGACCAGCTATTGCAATGGTAAACTCTGACAAAGGAATCACTAACTTACACGTTCCTTCTGATGTTATTGTTGATGCTTCTATGCCTGCTATGATCCGTACTTCTGGTCAAATGTGGAACAAAGAAGGTAAGCAACAAGATACAATTGCTCTTATCCCAGACCGTTGCTACGCTGGAGTGTACGAAACTGTAATTGAAGACTGTAAAGCTAACGGAGCTTACAATCCTCAAACTATGGGGTCTGTTCCAAACGTTGGTTTAATGGCTCAAAAAGCAGAAGAATACGGTTCTCATGATAAAACTTTCCAAGCTGAAGCAAACGGAATTATCAGAGTTTCTGATGAACATGGAAATATCTTCTTCGAACAAAATGTTGAAGCTGGAGATATCTTCAGAATGTGTCAAACTAAAGACGCTCCTATTCAAGACTGGGTTAAATTAGCAGTAAACCGTGCTCGTTTATCTGAAACACCAGCTATTTTCTGGTTAGACGAAAACAGAGCTCATGATAGAGAAATTATTAAGAAAGTAAATACTTACTTAAAAGATCACGATACAACAGGATTAGATATTCAAATCTTATCTCCAATTGAAGCTACTAAAGTTTCTGTTGAAAGAATCCGTAAAGGTTTAGATACTATTTCTGTAACAGGAAACGTATTACGTGACTACTTAACTGACTTATTCCCTATTTTAGAAGTTGGTACTTCTGCTAAAATGTTATCTATCGTTCCTTTAATGAATGGTGGTGGTTTATTTGAAACTGGTGCAGGTGGTTCAGCTCCTAAACACATTGAGCAATTCATTGAAGAAGGATACTTACGTTGGGATTCATTAGGAGAATTTTTAGCATTAGGTGCTTCTTTTGAACACTTAAGCCAAACATTAAATAATCCTAAAGCAATGGTTTTAGCTGAAACATTAGATGAAGCTACTGCTAAGTTCTTAGATAATGATAAATCTCCAGCTCGTAGAGTAGGGTCAATTGACAATAGAGGTTCTCATTTCTACTTAGCTATGTATTGGGCTGAAGCTTTAGCAAACCAAGATAAAGATGTAGAATTAAAAGCTAAGTTTGCTCCTATTGCTAAAGCAATGGCTGAAAACGAAGCTAAGATTAACGAAGAGTTAATTGCTGCACAAGGAAATGCACAACCTATTGGTGGTTATTACCAACCTCAAGTTGAAGCTACTTCTAAAGCAATGCGTCCAAGTAATACTTTAAACACTATCGTTGATAGTATTGCTTAA
- the lptB gene encoding LPS export ABC transporter ATP-binding protein, which yields MKLRADNLIKIYKKRKVVKGISVEVNQGEIVGLLGPNGAGKTTSFYMIVGLVKPNSGNIYLDDTKITDFPMYKRAQHGIGYLAQEASVFRKLSIEDNILSVLQLTKLSKQEQIAKMESLIEEFSLEHIRTNRGDLLSGGERRRTEIARALATDPKFILLDEPFAGVDPVAVEDIQRIVAKLKNKNIGILITDHNVQETLAITDKTYLMFEGGILKAGMPEELAEDEMVRKVYLGQNFELRKKKLHF from the coding sequence ATGAAATTAAGAGCTGATAATTTAATTAAAATCTACAAGAAAAGAAAAGTAGTAAAAGGAATTTCTGTTGAAGTAAATCAAGGAGAAATCGTTGGGTTATTAGGTCCAAATGGAGCTGGAAAAACCACTTCTTTCTATATGATTGTAGGATTGGTAAAACCAAATAGTGGAAATATCTATTTAGATGATACCAAAATCACAGATTTCCCAATGTATAAAAGAGCACAACACGGTATTGGGTACTTAGCACAAGAAGCATCTGTTTTTAGAAAGTTAAGTATTGAAGACAATATCTTAAGTGTTTTACAACTTACAAAATTATCGAAACAAGAGCAAATTGCTAAAATGGAGTCTCTTATTGAAGAATTTAGTTTAGAACATATTAGAACTAACAGAGGAGATTTACTTTCTGGAGGGGAAAGACGTAGAACTGAAATAGCAAGGGCGTTAGCAACTGACCCTAAGTTTATTTTGCTTGACGAACCTTTTGCTGGAGTTGACCCTGTTGCAGTTGAAGACATTCAAAGAATTGTAGCTAAACTTAAAAACAAGAATATCGGTATTTTAATTACTGATCACAATGTTCAGGAAACATTAGCTATTACAGATAAAACATACTTAATGTTTGAAGGAGGAATTCTTAAAGCAGGAATGCCGGAAGAATTAGCAGAAGATGAAATGGTAAGAAAAGTTTATTTAGGACAAAATTTCGAACTTCGTAAAAAGAAACTACATTTTTAA
- a CDS encoding GumC family protein, which yields MENKFDNQENANINIREEIDKFLIHWKWFVVSIFITLCIAFVYLRYSEKIYKINTTIIVKDDKRGGGIASEMAAFADLGMFSGGKSNVENEVQVLQSRSLAEKTVRRLALNIAYLNEGTVVTSEMYDNSPIHFDFVERVFDFDNITYTFYVKNITNDSFTLLDKEKNEIGNYKYGEVVHTILGKLIVTKNAPKQTPTLKLSTEEDKAEEDVKDIVVQITPVQKVVDYYTKQVQIAPTDKFSTVLDLSILNPTPTKAIDYLNNLITIYNDNAIADKRFISEKTSEFIDSRLVLITEELGDVEKSVEGYKAKNSITDIPTELKIYLENANVYEKQIIENETELKVVSSLIDFLKNSKPNELLPGNIVSSDPSSNSLINQYNQLVLERNKLSTSSTKINPALVKLEDQINSMKASVHESLLRLQSSLKITHKELTSKETELRSKLSQVPKQEREFRIIDRQQKVKEAIYLYLFQKREETAIALAATDQNAKIIDKAKSSDKPVSPKKAIILLAALILGGLIPFAIIYLRNLLDTKVKNRLDIEENTIVPFLGDIPHSDDNSKIVDIASRTSTAEALRIIRTNLEFMLSGVKEGDAKMIFLTSTFPKEGKTFTSVNTAATIALSGKRTLLIGLDLRNPRLDDYIMLPTKGVSDYLLKKEENINQYIVKIDGYENLYALPAGTIPPNPAELLMGDKIGEMFAELRKQYDYIIVDTAPVSLVTDTLLVAKYADTFIYVARANYLDKRMLKLPNDLHKEGKLPNMSIILNDTMTTKGYGGYGYGYGYGYGYGHDVETTQTPWWKKLFKK from the coding sequence ATGGAAAACAAATTTGACAATCAAGAAAATGCTAACATCAATATCAGGGAAGAGATAGATAAATTCTTAATTCACTGGAAATGGTTTGTTGTTAGTATTTTTATTACACTTTGTATTGCTTTCGTTTATTTACGTTATAGCGAAAAGATCTATAAAATAAATACTACTATCATTGTAAAAGATGATAAAAGAGGTGGTGGAATAGCTTCAGAAATGGCTGCTTTTGCGGACTTAGGGATGTTTTCAGGAGGAAAAAGTAATGTTGAAAATGAAGTTCAAGTATTGCAATCACGTAGTCTTGCAGAGAAAACTGTTAGACGATTAGCTTTGAACATTGCTTATCTAAATGAAGGAACAGTTGTTACAAGTGAAATGTATGACAATAGTCCTATTCATTTTGATTTTGTAGAACGAGTATTTGACTTCGATAATATTACCTACACTTTCTATGTAAAAAACATTACGAACGATTCTTTCACATTACTTGATAAGGAAAAAAATGAAATTGGTAATTATAAATATGGAGAAGTTGTACATACTATTTTAGGTAAATTGATTGTTACTAAAAATGCTCCTAAACAAACACCAACATTAAAACTATCAACAGAAGAAGATAAGGCTGAAGAAGATGTTAAGGATATTGTAGTACAAATTACTCCTGTTCAAAAAGTAGTTGATTACTATACTAAGCAAGTACAAATTGCACCTACTGATAAATTCTCAACTGTTTTAGACTTATCTATTTTAAACCCTACACCTACAAAAGCAATTGATTATTTAAATAATTTAATTACTATTTATAATGATAATGCTATTGCTGATAAACGCTTTATTTCAGAAAAAACATCTGAATTTATTGACTCACGCTTAGTTTTAATTACTGAAGAATTAGGTGATGTAGAAAAAAGTGTAGAAGGTTATAAAGCGAAAAATAGTATTACTGACATTCCTACTGAATTAAAAATCTACTTAGAGAATGCTAATGTTTATGAAAAACAAATTATTGAAAATGAAACAGAGTTAAAAGTTGTTTCTTCTTTAATTGATTTCTTAAAAAACAGTAAACCAAATGAGTTATTACCTGGGAATATTGTGTCATCTGATCCAAGTTCAAATAGCTTAATTAATCAATACAATCAGCTTGTTTTAGAAAGAAATAAACTTAGTACAAGTTCAACTAAAATAAACCCTGCTTTAGTTAAATTAGAAGATCAGATTAACTCTATGAAAGCTTCTGTACACGAAAGTTTATTGCGTTTACAAAGTTCTCTAAAAATCACTCATAAAGAATTAACAAGTAAAGAAACAGAATTAAGATCTAAATTATCTCAAGTACCTAAACAAGAAAGAGAATTTAGAATTATAGACAGACAACAAAAAGTAAAAGAAGCTATTTACTTGTATCTATTCCAAAAGAGAGAAGAAACAGCAATTGCTTTAGCTGCAACTGATCAAAATGCTAAGATCATTGATAAAGCTAAAAGCTCAGATAAACCTGTTTCTCCTAAAAAAGCTATTATATTATTAGCAGCTTTAATCTTAGGAGGATTAATTCCTTTTGCAATTATTTACTTACGCAATTTACTTGACACAAAAGTTAAAAACAGATTAGATATAGAAGAGAACACAATTGTTCCTTTCTTAGGTGATATACCTCATTCTGATGATAACTCAAAAATTGTTGATATCGCAAGTAGAACAAGTACAGCAGAAGCTTTACGTATTATTAGAACAAACCTTGAGTTTATGCTAAGTGGTGTAAAAGAAGGTGATGCTAAAATGATATTCTTAACATCTACTTTCCCTAAAGAAGGTAAAACGTTTACTTCTGTTAATACAGCTGCAACAATTGCATTGTCAGGAAAAAGGACTTTATTAATAGGTTTAGATTTACGTAATCCACGTTTAGATGATTACATAATGTTGCCAACTAAAGGGGTTTCAGATTACTTGCTTAAAAAAGAAGAAAATATCAATCAATACATTGTTAAGATTGATGGATATGAAAACTTATACGCTTTACCTGCAGGTACTATTCCTCCAAACCCTGCTGAATTACTAATGGGTGACAAAATTGGAGAAATGTTTGCTGAATTAAGAAAGCAATATGATTATATTATTGTAGATACAGCACCAGTAAGCCTTGTAACAGACACATTATTGGTTGCTAAATATGCAGATACATTCATTTACGTAGCAAGAGCAAACTATTTAGATAAGAGAATGTTGAAATTACCTAATGACTTACATAAAGAAGGTAAACTTCCAAATATGTCAATTATCTTAAATGATACTATGACTACTAAAGGTTATGGTGGTTACGGATATGGTTACGGATATGGTTATGGTTATGGCCATGATGTAGAAACAACTCAAACACCTTGGTGGAAAAAATTATTTAAAAAGTAA